Proteins found in one Rhodobacter capsulatus SB 1003 genomic segment:
- a CDS encoding P-II family nitrogen regulator, translating to MKKVEAIIKPFKLDEVKEALQEAGIQGLSVIEVKGFGRQKGHTELYRGAEYVVDFLPKVKIEMVLPDEMVDIAIEAIVGAARTEKIGDGKIFVSSIEQAIRIRTGETGEDAV from the coding sequence ATGAAGAAGGTCGAGGCGATCATCAAGCCGTTCAAGCTCGATGAAGTGAAGGAAGCGCTTCAGGAAGCGGGGATTCAAGGGCTGAGCGTGATCGAGGTGAAAGGCTTCGGGCGGCAAAAGGGCCATACCGAGCTGTATCGCGGGGCCGAATATGTCGTCGACTTCCTGCCCAAGGTGAAGATCGAGATGGTTCTGCCCGACGAGATGGTCGATATCGCCATCGAGGCCATCGTCGGCGCCGCCCGCACCGAAAAGATCGGCGACGGGAAGATCTTCGTCTCCTCCATCGAACAGGCGATCCGCATCCGCACCGGCGAGACCGGCGAGGACGCGGTCTGA